TCAGCCAGGACGAGATCAAACAGGTCCAGCTGGTCCCGCTGGCACCGAACGACACCGAGGAAGCGATTCGTCGTGGACAGGTGGACGCCGGAACGCTCGGCGGCGTCCTGCAGGACCGGGCCATTGAGGCCGGCGGACTGCGATCGCTCTTTAGTGACGTGGAGCTGTTCGGCACCTTCGCCGGCGGGCAGATCGTGTTGCGCAGCGACTTCATCGCAAAGAACCCGAACACCACCCGCACCTTCACCACCGGAGTTGCCAAAGCGATCACATGGGCAGCGGAAACGCCTCGCGACGAGGTCATTGCCCGCTTCACCAAGATCATAGAGAGCCGTGGCCGCAACGAGAGCACGGCCAACCTGAAGTTCTGGAAGAGCCCCGGGGTCCCGGACTCAGGGGTGATCAAAGACGAGGACTTCACCCGCTGGGAGGCCTGGCTGAACGCGTCGGGAATCGTCAAGGACAAGCTCACGCCGTCCAAGTACTACACGAACGAGTTCAACGAGCTCGCCCCGAAGAAGGGATAGCCATGACCGCGAAAATCAGCCTCCGGAACGTCACGAAGGAGTTCACGGTCCGGGCCACCAAAACCACCAGCGCCACCCGCCTCACCGCCATCGACTCCCTGAGCCTGGACGTCCGCGACGGCGAATTCCTCACCCTGGTGGGGCCCAGCGGCTCGGGCAAGACCACGCTCCTGGACCTGCTGGCGGGGCTTTCCACGCCCACCTCCGGCGAGGTGCTGGTGGACGGCAAACCCGTCACCGGGCCGGGCAAGGACCGGGCTGTGGTGTTCCAGCAGTACGCGTTGTTCCCGTGGCGGACGGCCTCGGCCAACGTCTCGATCGGGCTCGAAGGAGTGGGCCCGGACGGCAGGAAGCTGAACCGCCGCGAGCGGGCAGCGAAGGCCAGCGAATACCTGGCACTCGTAGGCTTGGCGGGTTTCGAGGACCGCTATCCGCATGAGCTCTCCGGTGGCATGAAGCAACGCGTGGCCATTGCCCGCAGCCTGGCCTACGAGCCGGACGTGTTGCTGATGGACGAACCGTTTGCCGCCTTGGATGCCCAGACCCGTGAGCAGCTGCAGGATGAACTCCTCAGGATCTGGAAAGCCACGGGCAAGACCATCGTGTTCATCACCCACGGCATTGACGAGGCCGTGTACCTCGGCGAGCGCGTCGCTGTCCTGAGCGCGCGTCCGGGCCGGCTCAAGGAAATCGTGGACATCACCATTCCGGACCGTGACGGCGACGAGGACATCCGTTCCAACCCTGCCTTCGTTGAACACCGGCACCAGGTGTGGACGCTCCTGCACGATGAAGTCCGCCGCGCCCAGGACGCCGGCCACCGCAAGATCCTGCCGGACGGCAGCGCACCGGACGAACCCGCAACCATCACCAAGGAAAGGAGCGCGGCCTGATGACCACCACGCTCATTCATACAGAAGCCGCGCCCACGGCGGGCACCGCGGCCAACCCAGCTGCCGCCGTCGAGCGTTCCCCGCAGGATCCTGCAGAAGGCACGACGCCGGCACCCGGCAGAGTGCGACGGGTCACCGCGGCCGCCGGTTCAATTCTCTGGAAGTCCACAGCCATCCTGGCGTTCCTGGCGCTCTGGGAGCTCGGACCGACGTACTTGGCCAGCCCCTCCACCCGGGTGTTCCTTCCACCGCTGCACGAAGTACTCCTGGCGTGGGGCAAGCTCTTCGAAGCCGGCACCATCCAAGGCCACATCGCTGCCAGCCTCACCCGTTCCGTGGCAGGCTTCGGCGCCGCACTGGCGGCAGGTGTCTCGCTGGGATTGCTCATCGCCTGGTACGGGCGGTTGAACTCGGTCCTGAACCCGCTGCTGGAGTTGTTCCGCAACACCGCCGCGTTGGCGTTGCTGCCGGTGTTTACGCTGCTGCTGGGCATCGGCGAGGAGTCAAAGATCAGCATTGTTGCTTACGCCGCGTTCTTCCCGGTCCTCCTGAACACCATTGCCGGGGTGAAGACCGTGGACCCGCTCCTGATCAGGGCGGCGCGTTCGCTGGGGCTCAACAGCTTCCGGCTCTTCCAGAAAGTCATTCTCCCGTCCGCCGTGCCCACCATTTTCACGGGTATCCGCATGGCCGGCACCGCATCAATCCTGGTGCTGATCGCCGCCGAAATGGTGGGAGCCAAGGCCGGTCTGGGGTATCTGATCGTGAACGCGCAGAGCAGCTTCCTGATCCCGGACATGTACGCCGGCATTCTTACGGTGTCTTTGTTGGGGCTTGGCGTGAACTTCCTGCTCGTCGCCCTTGAACGGCACTTCTCCCGCTGGCGCACCGCTGTTGGTGCCGACGCCTCCTGACCCACCCACGTGGCACCCGCCGCAATCCATCACCACAT
Above is a genomic segment from Arthrobacter sp. YN containing:
- a CDS encoding ABC transporter substrate-binding protein — translated: MKLHLPLLSVAAAVVLALTVSGCGGAAEAGQTGQAGNEVKELRYQGSANNVTFPELAADLGYLGDLKLNWVGNTTSGPQDIQSAATNQTDVGGAFSGAVVKLIEAGAPVKAVTNYYGSDEKTFSGYYVKAESTIKEPRDLIGKKIAVNTLGAHHEAVINTWLTKNGLSQDEIKQVQLVPLAPNDTEEAIRRGQVDAGTLGGVLQDRAIEAGGLRSLFSDVELFGTFAGGQIVLRSDFIAKNPNTTRTFTTGVAKAITWAAETPRDEVIARFTKIIESRGRNESTANLKFWKSPGVPDSGVIKDEDFTRWEAWLNASGIVKDKLTPSKYYTNEFNELAPKKG
- a CDS encoding ABC transporter ATP-binding protein encodes the protein MTAKISLRNVTKEFTVRATKTTSATRLTAIDSLSLDVRDGEFLTLVGPSGSGKTTLLDLLAGLSTPTSGEVLVDGKPVTGPGKDRAVVFQQYALFPWRTASANVSIGLEGVGPDGRKLNRRERAAKASEYLALVGLAGFEDRYPHELSGGMKQRVAIARSLAYEPDVLLMDEPFAALDAQTREQLQDELLRIWKATGKTIVFITHGIDEAVYLGERVAVLSARPGRLKEIVDITIPDRDGDEDIRSNPAFVEHRHQVWTLLHDEVRRAQDAGHRKILPDGSAPDEPATITKERSAA
- a CDS encoding ABC transporter permease, which codes for MTTTLIHTEAAPTAGTAANPAAAVERSPQDPAEGTTPAPGRVRRVTAAAGSILWKSTAILAFLALWELGPTYLASPSTRVFLPPLHEVLLAWGKLFEAGTIQGHIAASLTRSVAGFGAALAAGVSLGLLIAWYGRLNSVLNPLLELFRNTAALALLPVFTLLLGIGEESKISIVAYAAFFPVLLNTIAGVKTVDPLLIRAARSLGLNSFRLFQKVILPSAVPTIFTGIRMAGTASILVLIAAEMVGAKAGLGYLIVNAQSSFLIPDMYAGILTVSLLGLGVNFLLVALERHFSRWRTAVGADAS